From the Rhodoferax sp. WC2427 genome, one window contains:
- the gatA gene encoding Asp-tRNA(Asn)/Glu-tRNA(Gln) amidotransferase subunit GatA produces the protein MSLPTQLHDLSVVELAALLRARKVSAVETTRHFLARAEAHAPLGAYLAMDQAVSLRQAVAADARLDNGTAGPLEGVPMAHKDIFVTQDFPTTAGSKMLEGYRSSFDSTVVKQLGQQGVVTLGKLNCDEFAMGSANENSAFKPVLNPWDTSRTPGGSSGGSAAAVAARLVPAATGTDTGGSIRQPASFCGITGIKPTYGRASRYGMVAFASSLDQAGPMARSAEDCALLLSAMCGPDLDRDSTSLDLPAEDYSLKLNDSIEGLRIGVPAEFFGDGLAPDVRAAVDAALQQYVKLGAKLVPIALPRTEMAIPVYYVIAPAEASSNLSRFDGVKFGHRADKYTDLIDMYKKTRAEGFGDEVKRRIMIGTYVLSHGYYDAYYLQAQKIRRMIADDFQQAFKQCDVIAGPVAPTVAWKLGNKSADPVAAYLADIFTLPSSLAGLPGMSIPAGVGEAGMPVGLQLIGNYLQEARLLNMAHRFQQATDFHRQQPAGF, from the coding sequence ATGAGCCTCCCTACACAGCTACACGACCTGAGCGTGGTCGAACTGGCAGCGCTGCTGCGCGCCCGCAAGGTCTCCGCCGTCGAGACCACCCGGCACTTTCTGGCCCGCGCCGAAGCCCATGCACCGCTGGGTGCCTACCTGGCGATGGACCAAGCCGTCAGCCTGCGCCAGGCCGTCGCTGCCGATGCCCGCCTGGACAACGGCACGGCCGGTCCGCTGGAAGGCGTGCCCATGGCGCACAAGGACATCTTTGTCACCCAAGACTTCCCCACCACCGCGGGCTCCAAAATGCTGGAGGGCTATCGCTCTTCTTTTGATAGCACAGTAGTGAAGCAGCTCGGGCAACAAGGCGTGGTCACACTGGGCAAGCTGAACTGCGACGAGTTCGCCATGGGCTCGGCCAACGAGAACTCGGCCTTCAAACCGGTGCTGAACCCCTGGGACACCAGCCGCACTCCGGGGGGCTCGTCGGGCGGTAGTGCCGCCGCCGTGGCCGCGCGCCTGGTGCCCGCCGCTACCGGCACCGACACTGGCGGCTCGATCCGCCAACCGGCCTCGTTTTGCGGCATCACGGGCATCAAGCCCACCTATGGCCGCGCCTCGCGCTATGGCATGGTGGCGTTTGCCTCCAGCCTGGACCAGGCCGGCCCCATGGCCCGCAGTGCCGAAGACTGCGCCCTGCTGCTGTCGGCGATGTGCGGCCCGGACCTGGACCGCGACTCCACCTCGCTGGACCTCCCGGCTGAAGACTACAGCCTGAAATTGAACGATTCGATCGAAGGCCTGCGCATCGGCGTCCCTGCCGAATTCTTTGGCGACGGCCTGGCGCCCGACGTGCGCGCCGCGGTCGATGCCGCCTTGCAGCAGTATGTGAAGCTGGGTGCCAAGCTGGTGCCCATCGCCCTGCCGCGCACCGAGATGGCCATTCCCGTGTACTACGTGATCGCCCCGGCCGAGGCCTCCAGCAACCTGAGCCGCTTCGACGGCGTGAAGTTTGGCCACCGCGCCGACAAGTACACCGACCTGATCGACATGTACAAGAAAACCCGCGCCGAAGGTTTTGGCGACGAGGTCAAGCGCCGCATCATGATCGGCACCTACGTACTCAGCCACGGCTACTACGACGCCTACTACCTGCAGGCGCAAAAGATCCGCCGCATGATCGCCGACGACTTCCAGCAGGCCTTTAAACAGTGCGACGTGATTGCCGGACCGGTCGCGCCCACCGTGGCCTGGAAACTGGGCAACAAATCCGCCGACCCGGTGGCCGCCTACCTGGCCGACATCTTCACCCTGCCCTCGTCCCTGGCCGGTTTGCCCGGCATGAGCATTCCCGCCGGTGTGGGCGAAGCCGGCATGCCCGTGGGCCTGCAGCTGATAGGCAACTACCTGCAAGAAGCCCGGCTGCTGAACATGGCCCACCGGTTCCAGCAGGCCACCGATTTCCACCGCCAACAACCCGCCGGTTTCTGA
- a CDS encoding LacI family DNA-binding transcriptional regulator, which produces MSHHFTVHDIARMAGVSAMTVSRALNHPAQVSPATLEKVMVVVRSTGFVPNGMAGGLRSSRARLVAAVLPTLTGPVFQETIQALNQALDAQGYQLMVGQSGYDSAREDALLDAIIRRRPDGIVLTGIMHSQAGRKQLLASGIPVVETWDLTPTPIDMLVGFSNEDIGAAVCAYLHQRGYRRPALICGSDERARRRNGGFQRMARSLGAAQDVPVVLSPPPTTLGAGRSGLAELLARPEGVDAVFCSSDMLALGVLIEAQARGLAVPGQVAIVGLGDLGLAAHLHPALTTVRIDGTRIGQTAAQYIVDRADGRPIAEPIVDIGFSIIARASA; this is translated from the coding sequence ATGTCCCACCATTTCACTGTCCATGACATCGCCAGGATGGCGGGTGTCTCCGCCATGACCGTCTCCCGGGCGCTGAACCACCCGGCGCAGGTGTCGCCCGCCACGCTGGAAAAAGTGATGGTGGTGGTGCGCAGCACCGGCTTTGTGCCCAACGGCATGGCCGGCGGGCTGCGCTCGTCCAGGGCCCGGCTGGTGGCGGCAGTGCTGCCCACGCTGACCGGGCCGGTGTTCCAGGAAACCATCCAGGCACTGAACCAGGCGCTGGATGCCCAGGGCTACCAGCTGATGGTGGGCCAAAGCGGCTACGACAGCGCCCGCGAAGACGCGCTGCTGGACGCCATCATCCGCCGCCGCCCCGACGGCATTGTGCTCACCGGCATCATGCATTCGCAGGCCGGGCGCAAGCAATTGCTGGCCTCGGGCATCCCGGTGGTGGAAACCTGGGACCTGACGCCCACGCCCATCGACATGCTGGTGGGCTTTTCCAACGAAGACATCGGTGCGGCGGTGTGCGCCTACCTGCACCAGCGCGGCTACCGCCGCCCGGCGTTGATCTGCGGCAGCGACGAGCGTGCCCGCCGTCGCAACGGCGGCTTCCAGCGCATGGCGCGCAGCCTGGGTGCCGCGCAGGACGTGCCGGTGGTTCTCAGCCCGCCCCCCACCACGCTGGGCGCGGGCCGCAGCGGGCTGGCCGAGTTGCTGGCGCGCCCCGAAGGTGTTGACGCCGTGTTTTGCAGCTCGGACATGCTGGCGCTGGGCGTGCTGATCGAGGCCCAGGCGCGCGGGTTGGCGGTACCGGGGCAGGTGGCCATCGTCGGCCTGGGCGACCTGGGCCTGGCCGCCCACCTGCACCCGGCGCTGACCACGGTGCGCATCGACGGCACCCGCATCGGCCAGACCGCCGCGCAGTACATCGTGGACCGCGCCGATGGCCGCCCGATTGCCGAGCCGATTGTGGATATCGGCTTTTCGATCATCGCGCGCGCGTCAGCCTGA
- the mreD gene encoding rod shape-determining protein MreD has product MIMRPGQQLLLPANPVFIGVSLVLALLFNMAENIGLWGRAPWVPDLLAVLLVFWSVHQPQRVAIGTAFVFGLFMDVHQVSLLGLHALAYSVMSFLAIAMHRRLLWFTVPSQAMQVLPLFVVAHLVAFVLRMLGGGVFPGWSILLAPVIEALLWPLVSILLLAPQRMAPDPDKTRPL; this is encoded by the coding sequence ATGATCATGCGTCCTGGGCAGCAGTTGCTGTTGCCTGCCAACCCGGTATTCATCGGTGTCAGCCTGGTGCTGGCCCTGCTGTTCAACATGGCCGAAAACATCGGCCTGTGGGGCCGCGCGCCCTGGGTGCCCGACCTGCTGGCGGTGCTGCTGGTGTTCTGGAGCGTGCACCAGCCGCAGCGCGTGGCCATTGGCACCGCCTTCGTGTTTGGCCTGTTCATGGACGTGCACCAGGTCAGCCTGCTGGGCCTGCATGCGCTGGCCTACAGCGTGATGAGCTTTCTGGCCATCGCCATGCACCGCCGCCTGCTGTGGTTTACCGTGCCCTCGCAGGCCATGCAGGTGCTGCCGCTGTTCGTGGTGGCGCACCTGGTGGCCTTTGTGCTGCGCATGCTGGGCGGGGGCGTGTTTCCCGGCTGGTCGATCTTGCTGGCACCGGTGATCGAAGCCCTGCTGTGGCCGCTGGTCAGCATCCTGCTGCTGGCACCGCAACGCATGGCCCCGGACCCGGATAAAACCCGGCCTTTATGA
- the mreC gene encoding rod shape-determining protein MreC: MPLGTLDRTPPPFFNQGPSALTKLIFCSALALFLMVADARFALMRPLRAGLATALYPVQWAVIEPIRLVLGGSAYFSSQASLQAKADAAQRLLVTQSVRAGQVEQLTLENTRLRQLLELRAQTTTPAQSAEVLYDAADPYTHKVVIDKGTSQGVVAGSPVLDGLGVLGQVTRAYPMVSEVTLLIDRDQAIPVLNTRTGARSVAYGDPASYGGQLELRFMAGNSDVQIGDVLTTSGVDGVYPLGLQVATIAKIERRADSAFARIYCTPVAQVAGPRHVLVLQPVAAQIPEMPPAPAPVVAPKKGAKK; the protein is encoded by the coding sequence ATGCCACTTGGTACGCTGGACAGGACCCCGCCCCCGTTCTTCAACCAGGGCCCCTCGGCCCTGACCAAACTCATCTTTTGTAGCGCGCTGGCCCTGTTTTTGATGGTCGCCGATGCGCGTTTTGCGCTGATGCGTCCGCTGCGCGCTGGCCTGGCCACGGCCTTGTACCCGGTGCAGTGGGCGGTGATCGAGCCGATCCGCCTGGTGCTGGGCGGCAGCGCCTACTTCTCCAGCCAGGCCAGTTTGCAAGCCAAGGCGGATGCCGCCCAGCGCCTGCTGGTCACCCAGTCGGTCCGCGCCGGGCAGGTGGAGCAGCTCACCCTGGAAAACACCCGCCTGCGCCAGCTGCTGGAGCTGCGCGCCCAAACCACCACCCCGGCCCAAAGTGCCGAAGTGCTGTACGACGCGGCCGACCCCTACACCCACAAAGTCGTCATCGACAAAGGCACGAGCCAAGGCGTGGTGGCGGGCTCGCCGGTGCTCGACGGCCTGGGCGTGCTGGGCCAGGTCACCCGCGCCTACCCCATGGTCAGCGAGGTCACGCTGCTGATCGACCGCGACCAGGCCATCCCCGTGCTCAACACCCGCACCGGCGCGCGCAGCGTGGCCTATGGCGATCCGGCCTCGTACGGCGGCCAGCTGGAGCTGCGCTTCATGGCGGGCAACTCCGACGTGCAGATCGGCGACGTGCTGACCACCAGCGGCGTAGACGGCGTGTACCCGCTGGGCCTGCAGGTGGCGACTATCGCCAAGATCGAGCGCCGTGCCGACTCGGCCTTTGCCCGCATCTACTGCACGCCGGTGGCCCAGGTGGCCGGTCCGCGGCACGTGCTGGTGCTGCAGCCGGTGGCGGCGCAGATCCCTGAAATGCCCCCGGCTCCCGCTCCGGTGGTTGCTCCTAAAAAAGGAGCTAAGAAATGA
- a CDS encoding ABC transporter substrate-binding protein: MKFPSPLLKTVAALGLLGLATVAVADIRVMCYQDGIECDVTADLIKRYEKQNPGAKVNLDIVPYKTVVEQLPIQLAAGQGPDIARVAEIGGLSKNYIDIGPYLKDRKYWEANFGSTLPWMRNKAGDKGIYGMLSQLTMTGPFVNKTLFEQAKIPMPGPKATWDEWADATRKVAKATQTPAAMAWDRSGHRFAGPAVSFGAKIFDAKGNLALDEGYKTTVAKLVGWHKDGTMLKDVWGGSGGSSYADTVGEFKNGRVVMVLSGSWQINRMQKEIGNAFDWVAVPNPCGPAACSGMPGGSAWVALKTTKSPKEVAQFLDFMAQEANVAEFASRTNTIPAHAGVAQRGLAYTSAGPAAKAALTVFTNGTPTVAPAAYALQGYKYNRALMLPTVTRVTQAIVGEISVDEAVNKISTDMAEAVKQAEK; this comes from the coding sequence ATGAAATTCCCTTCCCCCCTTTTGAAGACCGTTGCAGCCCTGGGCCTGCTGGGCCTGGCCACCGTGGCCGTGGCCGACATCCGCGTCATGTGCTACCAGGACGGCATCGAATGCGACGTGACCGCCGACCTGATCAAGCGCTACGAGAAGCAAAACCCCGGTGCCAAGGTGAACCTGGACATCGTGCCCTACAAAACCGTGGTCGAGCAGCTGCCCATCCAGCTGGCCGCGGGCCAAGGCCCGGACATCGCCCGCGTGGCCGAAATCGGTGGCTTGTCGAAGAACTACATCGACATCGGCCCCTACCTGAAAGACCGCAAATACTGGGAAGCCAACTTCGGCAGCACCCTGCCCTGGATGCGCAACAAGGCGGGCGACAAGGGCATCTACGGCATGCTGTCGCAGCTCACCATGACCGGCCCGTTTGTCAACAAAACCCTGTTTGAACAGGCCAAGATCCCCATGCCTGGCCCCAAGGCCACCTGGGACGAGTGGGCCGACGCAACCCGCAAGGTGGCCAAGGCCACCCAGACCCCCGCCGCCATGGCCTGGGACCGCTCGGGCCACCGCTTTGCCGGACCGGCCGTGAGCTTCGGTGCCAAGATTTTTGATGCCAAGGGTAACCTGGCGCTGGACGAGGGCTACAAGACCACCGTGGCCAAGCTGGTCGGCTGGCACAAGGACGGCACCATGCTGAAAGACGTGTGGGGCGGCTCCGGCGGCTCCAGCTATGCCGATACCGTGGGCGAGTTCAAGAACGGGCGGGTGGTGATGGTGCTGTCGGGCTCCTGGCAGATCAACCGCATGCAAAAAGAAATCGGCAACGCGTTTGACTGGGTGGCCGTGCCCAACCCCTGCGGCCCCGCCGCCTGCTCCGGCATGCCCGGCGGCTCGGCCTGGGTGGCTTTGAAGACCACCAAGTCGCCCAAGGAAGTGGCCCAGTTCCTGGACTTCATGGCGCAAGAGGCCAACGTGGCCGAATTCGCCTCGCGCACCAACACCATCCCGGCCCACGCCGGGGTGGCCCAGCGCGGCCTGGCCTACACCAGCGCCGGCCCTGCGGCCAAGGCCGCGCTGACGGTGTTCACCAACGGCACGCCCACCGTGGCCCCCGCCGCCTATGCGCTGCAGGGCTACAAATACAACCGCGCCCTGATGCTGCCCACCGTGACCCGCGTCACCCAGGCCATCGTCGGCGAGATCAGCGTGGACGAGGCGGTCAACAAGATCAGCACCGACATGGCCGAGGCGGTGAAGCAGGCCGAAAAGTAG
- the gatC gene encoding Asp-tRNA(Asn)/Glu-tRNA(Gln) amidotransferase subunit GatC codes for MALTLPELDRIANLARLELQPDERERLLNQLNGFFGIVETMRAVDTTGIEPLAHPVAAINDIVLRLRDDVVSEPNRREANQQTAPAVERGLFLVPKVIE; via the coding sequence ATGGCCCTGACCCTCCCTGAACTCGACCGCATCGCCAACCTGGCGCGCCTGGAACTCCAACCCGATGAACGCGAACGCCTGCTGAACCAGCTCAACGGCTTTTTCGGCATCGTCGAAACCATGCGCGCCGTGGACACCACCGGCATCGAGCCGCTGGCCCACCCGGTGGCGGCAATCAACGACATCGTGCTGCGCCTGCGCGACGACGTGGTCAGTGAACCCAACCGGCGCGAAGCCAACCAGCAAACCGCGCCCGCCGTCGAGCGCGGCCTGTTCCTCGTCCCCAAAGTCATTGAATAA
- the mrdA gene encoding penicillin-binding protein 2 produces the protein MTELKDVGAEIYRFRLRLVAAGVVVVLAFGGVVARLSYLQITRHDDLLEQAENNRTAIVPVVPNRGLILDRNGVVLASNYSAYTLEITPSKVGDLEQTIDDLAQVVDIQLRDRKRFKKLAEESRNFESLPIRTRLTDVEVARFAAQRYRFPGVDIKARLFRSYPFGELASHVIGYIGRINQAEKTRIDDSDDEDNYKGTEYIGKLGIEQSYETQLHGLTGVEEIETSAGGRAVRRLASNPATPGNTVVMSLDIKLQKLVEDLYGDRRGALVALDPKTGEVLAFVSKPTFDPNLFVEGIDSESWAALNGSPDKPLLNRALRGTYPPGSTYKPFMALAALETGKRTPQQSIMDPGYFMFAGHRFRDDKEGGHGTVDMYRSIVQSCDTYYYMLANDMGVDLIHDEVGKFGFGGLTGIDIQGEVRGILPSTAWKRRAYKRPEQQRWYAGETISLGIGQGYNNFTMLQLATATGVLANDGIKMKPHLVKEVVDVVTRNAQQTLREIKAEISAKPANIEVIKRALVGVNIEGTGATAFRGAGYVAAGKTGTAQVVSIGKNEKYNAANTAERFRDHALYMAFAPAENPQIALAMVVENAGFGGVAAAPIARRVFDYWLLQKYPSVQDLAAVRMGQAPVPIGTPRAIAEVAELPGYVAPAAAAASAASAPALAASAVAPVKIATKK, from the coding sequence ATGACCGAACTCAAGGACGTAGGCGCCGAGATCTACCGCTTTCGTCTGCGGCTGGTGGCCGCCGGGGTGGTGGTGGTGCTGGCGTTTGGCGGGGTGGTGGCGCGGCTGTCGTACCTGCAGATCACGCGGCATGACGACCTGTTGGAGCAGGCCGAAAACAACCGCACCGCCATCGTGCCGGTGGTGCCCAACCGGGGCCTGATCCTGGACCGCAACGGTGTGGTGCTGGCCAGCAACTACTCGGCCTACACGCTGGAGATCACCCCCAGCAAAGTCGGCGACCTGGAACAAACCATCGACGACCTGGCCCAGGTGGTGGACATCCAGCTGCGCGACCGCAAACGGTTCAAGAAGCTGGCCGAAGAGTCGCGCAACTTCGAGTCGCTGCCCATCCGCACCCGGCTGACCGACGTGGAAGTGGCCCGTTTTGCCGCCCAGCGCTACCGGTTCCCCGGCGTGGACATCAAGGCCCGGCTGTTCCGCAGCTACCCGTTTGGCGAGCTGGCCAGCCACGTGATCGGCTACATCGGCCGCATCAACCAGGCCGAAAAAACCCGCATCGACGATTCGGACGACGAAGACAACTACAAAGGCACCGAATACATCGGCAAGCTGGGCATCGAGCAAAGCTACGAGACGCAACTGCACGGCCTGACCGGGGTGGAAGAGATCGAAACCTCGGCCGGGGGCCGTGCCGTGCGCCGCCTGGCCAGCAACCCGGCCACGCCCGGCAACACGGTGGTCATGTCGCTCGACATCAAGCTGCAAAAGCTGGTCGAAGACCTGTACGGCGACCGCCGCGGTGCGCTGGTGGCGCTGGACCCGAAAACCGGCGAGGTGCTGGCCTTTGTGAGTAAGCCCACCTTCGACCCGAACCTGTTTGTCGAAGGCATCGATTCGGAGAGCTGGGCCGCGCTGAACGGCTCGCCCGACAAGCCGCTGCTCAACCGCGCGCTGCGCGGCACCTACCCGCCGGGTTCCACCTACAAGCCCTTCATGGCCCTGGCCGCGCTGGAAACCGGCAAGCGCACACCGCAGCAATCCATCATGGACCCCGGCTACTTCATGTTTGCCGGCCACCGTTTCCGCGACGACAAGGAAGGCGGCCACGGCACGGTGGACATGTACCGGTCCATCGTCCAATCGTGTGACACCTACTACTACATGCTGGCCAACGACATGGGCGTGGACCTGATCCACGACGAAGTGGGCAAGTTCGGTTTTGGCGGCCTCACCGGTATCGACATCCAGGGCGAAGTGCGCGGCATTCTGCCGTCCACCGCCTGGAAGCGCCGCGCCTACAAGCGGCCCGAGCAGCAACGGTGGTACGCCGGGGAAACCATTTCGCTGGGCATCGGCCAGGGGTACAACAACTTCACCATGCTGCAACTGGCCACGGCCACCGGCGTTCTGGCCAACGACGGCATCAAGATGAAGCCGCACCTGGTCAAGGAAGTGGTGGACGTGGTGACCCGCAATGCCCAGCAAACGCTGCGCGAGATCAAGGCCGAAATCAGCGCCAAACCCGCCAACATCGAGGTCATCAAACGCGCCCTGGTGGGCGTGAACATCGAAGGCACCGGGGCCACCGCATTCCGCGGCGCGGGCTACGTGGCGGCGGGCAAGACCGGCACCGCCCAGGTGGTGTCGATCGGCAAAAACGAGAAATACAACGCCGCCAATACGGCAGAGCGCTTCCGCGACCACGCGCTCTACATGGCCTTCGCCCCGGCAGAGAATCCGCAAATCGCCCTGGCCATGGTGGTGGAAAACGCCGGTTTTGGCGGCGTGGCCGCAGCACCGATTGCGCGCCGGGTGTTCGACTACTGGCTGCTGCAAAAGTACCCCAGCGTGCAAGACCTGGCTGCCGTGCGCATGGGCCAGGCCCCGGTACCCATCGGCACGCCGCGCGCCATTGCCGAAGTGGCCGAGCTGCCGGGCTATGTGGCCCCGGCCGCTGCGGCGGCCTCTGCGGCATCCGCTCCAGCCTTGGCCGCCAGCGCCGTGGCTCCGGTAAAGATTGCGACTAAAAAGTGA
- a CDS encoding rod shape-determining protein, whose amino-acid sequence MFGTFRRYFSTDLAIDLGTANTLIYVRGKGIVLDEPSVVAIRHEGGPQGKKTIQAVGKEAKAMLGKVPGNIEAIRPMKDGVIADFTVTEQMLKQFIKMVHPRGVFRPSPRIIICVPCGSTQVERRAIRESALGAGASEVYLIEEPMAAAIGAGLPVSEASGSMVVDIGGGTTEVGVISLGGMVYKGSVRVGGDRFDDAIINYIRRNYGMLIGEPTAEAIKKNIGSAFPGSEVKEMEVKGRNLSEGVPRSFTISSNEILEALTDPLNNIVASVKNALEQTPPELGADIADRGMMLTGGGALLRDLDRLLAEETGLPVLVAEEPLTCVVRGCGIALERMERLGSIFTSE is encoded by the coding sequence ATGTTTGGGACTTTCCGTCGGTACTTTTCTACCGACCTGGCCATCGATCTTGGCACCGCCAATACCCTGATTTACGTACGCGGCAAGGGCATTGTGCTGGACGAGCCGTCCGTGGTCGCCATCCGCCACGAGGGCGGGCCGCAAGGCAAAAAAACCATCCAGGCTGTGGGCAAGGAAGCCAAGGCCATGCTGGGCAAAGTGCCCGGCAACATCGAGGCCATCCGCCCGATGAAAGACGGCGTGATTGCCGACTTCACCGTCACCGAGCAGATGCTCAAGCAGTTCATCAAGATGGTGCACCCCCGTGGTGTGTTCCGTCCCAGCCCCCGCATCATCATCTGCGTGCCCTGCGGCTCCACCCAGGTTGAGCGCCGCGCCATCCGTGAGTCGGCCCTGGGCGCGGGTGCTTCCGAGGTGTATTTGATCGAAGAACCCATGGCCGCGGCCATCGGTGCCGGTTTGCCGGTGTCGGAAGCCAGCGGCTCCATGGTGGTGGACATCGGCGGCGGCACCACCGAGGTGGGCGTAATCTCGCTGGGCGGCATGGTCTACAAGGGCAGTGTGCGCGTGGGCGGCGACCGTTTCGACGATGCCATCATCAACTACATCCGCCGCAACTACGGCATGCTGATCGGCGAGCCCACCGCCGAAGCCATCAAGAAGAACATCGGCTCGGCCTTCCCCGGCTCCGAAGTCAAGGAGATGGAAGTCAAGGGCCGCAACCTGTCCGAAGGCGTGCCGCGCAGCTTCACCATCTCCAGCAACGAAATCCTCGAAGCTCTGACCGACCCGCTGAACAATATCGTCGCCTCGGTCAAGAACGCGCTGGAACAAACCCCGCCCGAACTCGGTGCCGACATTGCCGACCGGGGCATGATGCTGACCGGTGGCGGAGCCTTGCTGCGCGACCTGGACCGCCTGCTGGCCGAAGAAACCGGCCTGCCGGTGCTGGTGGCCGAAGAGCCGCTGACCTGCGTGGTGCGCGGCTGCGGCATTGCACTCGAACGCATGGAACGTCTCGGCTCGATCTTCACCAGCGAATAA
- the gudD gene encoding glucarate dehydratase, whose protein sequence is MTLQSPSATPRITALQVIPVAGHDDMLMNLSGAHGPFFTRNLLILTDNAGHTGVGEVPGGEKIRQTLEDARALIVGQSIGNYQAVLNAMRRQFAERDSGGRGQQTFDLRVAIHAVTAAESALLDLLGQHLDLPVAALLGEGQQRDAVQMLGYLFYVGDSAQTHLAYRTEPGADNDWFRLRHQKAMTPEAIVRLAEAAQQRYGFQDFKLKGGVLRGDEEVDAVVALHERFPEARVTLDPNGGWLLNDAIRLGQRMRGVVAYAEDPCGAEGVFSGREVMAEFRRATGLPTATNMVATDWREMAHSLALQSVDIPLADPHFWTMAGSVRVAQMCQAFGLTWGSHSNNHFDVSLAMFTHVGAAAPGRVTAIDTHWIWQDGQRLTKEPLRIEGGYVKVPQKPGLGVELDMAEVEKAHQLYLQHGLGARDDATAMQFLIPGWKFDNKRPCMVR, encoded by the coding sequence ATGACCCTCCAGTCCCCCTCCGCCACCCCCCGGATCACCGCGCTGCAGGTCATTCCGGTGGCCGGGCATGACGACATGCTGATGAACCTGAGTGGCGCGCACGGTCCGTTCTTCACCCGCAACCTGCTCATCCTGACCGACAACGCGGGCCACACTGGCGTGGGCGAGGTGCCCGGTGGCGAGAAGATCCGCCAGACGCTGGAGGATGCCCGGGCGCTGATCGTCGGCCAGTCGATTGGCAACTACCAGGCCGTGCTGAACGCCATGCGCCGCCAGTTCGCCGAGCGCGACAGCGGTGGGCGCGGGCAGCAGACCTTCGACCTGCGGGTGGCCATCCACGCCGTGACCGCTGCCGAGTCGGCCCTGTTGGACCTGCTGGGCCAGCACCTGGACCTGCCGGTCGCCGCGCTCCTGGGTGAAGGCCAGCAGCGCGATGCCGTGCAGATGCTGGGCTACCTGTTCTACGTGGGCGACAGTGCCCAAACCCACCTGGCCTACCGCACCGAGCCCGGTGCCGACAACGACTGGTTCCGCCTGCGCCACCAAAAAGCCATGACCCCCGAAGCCATCGTGCGCCTGGCCGAAGCGGCCCAGCAGCGCTATGGCTTCCAGGACTTCAAGCTCAAAGGCGGCGTGCTGCGCGGCGACGAGGAAGTGGATGCCGTGGTGGCGCTGCACGAGCGCTTCCCCGAGGCGCGCGTGACGCTGGACCCCAATGGCGGCTGGCTGCTCAACGATGCCATCCGCCTGGGCCAGCGCATGCGCGGCGTGGTGGCCTATGCCGAAGACCCCTGCGGTGCCGAAGGCGTGTTCTCTGGCCGCGAGGTGATGGCCGAGTTCCGCCGCGCCACGGGTCTGCCCACGGCCACCAACATGGTCGCCACCGACTGGCGCGAAATGGCCCACAGCCTGGCGCTGCAGTCGGTCGATATTCCCCTGGCCGACCCGCACTTCTGGACCATGGCCGGTTCGGTGCGGGTGGCCCAGATGTGCCAGGCCTTCGGGCTGACCTGGGGCTCGCATTCCAACAACCATTTTGATGTGTCCTTGGCCATGTTCACCCACGTGGGTGCGGCCGCACCCGGCAGGGTCACGGCCATCGACACGCACTGGATCTGGCAGGACGGCCAGCGCCTGACCAAGGAGCCTTTGCGCATCGAAGGCGGTTATGTCAAGGTACCGCAGAAACCGGGCCTGGGCGTGGAGCTGGACATGGCCGAGGTCGAGAAGGCCCACCAGCTGTACCTGCAGCACGGCCTGGGCGCGCGTGACGATGCCACGGCCATGCAGTTCCTCATCCCCGGCTGGAAGTTCGACAACAAGCGCCCGTGCATGGTGCGTTGA